Genomic DNA from Corylus avellana chromosome ca4, CavTom2PMs-1.0:
ttcaggaggGATATTTCAAAACAGGTGAAAGTTTGAtagtccttagtgaagtttcccctttatgtttttatattttttttcttatactttATCTCTCTCACTTTTATGGGTTTGTGGGGgtgcttttgagaataaaaaataaatgacatagaataaaattttatttaaataaaatagagtaaAATTTAGAGAGTATATTATTTAAGGTTAAATACAATTCTAGTACCTATAGTTTGCACCGAAATCAAATAACCACctatgttttcaaaaatatcacaaatgatACATGTGGTAAGCTAATAAACCCACTTGATACTTCTGTCAagattccgttaagttttttaacagAACACTACATCATCCTTACACTTGGACGCCACATGGCGTGGTACTTGGATTTTTGGGTGCcacgtcatattttattttattttttaaaaaaaaaatccaaaaacaaaaaaacaaaaaaccaaaaaaaaaaaacgttgggtggccgaaccaccccatagggggtggccggccaccccctatggggccaccccaacatttttttttaattttttttaaaataaaataaaatatgatgtggcaccCAAAAATCTAGGTACCACGCCATGTGGCGCCCACGTATACAAGTGATGTGGCGttccgttaaaaaacttaacggaatctTGACAAAGATACCAAGTGAGTTTATTGGCTTACTAcatgtaccatttgtgatatttttgaaaacataggtggctatttgattttggtgcacaCCACAGGTACTAGAATAGTATTTAACCATATTATTTAATACTTTTGTCTTTTGCATAGCTATTAGTTAAACAAGAAAAATTGGGTTTTTAgccaaattttaattaattaataaagagtTTATTAATAACGCTCTTAGCGACAATTCTTTGTGgttgtaaattgtaattgtcATCGCATTTAAGGtcccaaacaatcaatttttttaaaatactattttaattaGTAAACGAAATATTCATATATAAGTTTATCAAATATTTACAATGTTTCactatttaattgatatttcaCAATATATCATTGTAACGATTACAATTAATATTGCCCAACATATTTAATTGACATGTCcgcaagaggtagctcaatcggctgggaccacacttaataaagtggaggtcacaagttcaaatccccctcccccctcttgtgcggacatgtcaaaaaaaaaaaaaaaaaaaaattaatattgccCAACatgagagatatatatatatatatatatatacacacacacactacaGTGGGtttatcttgaaaaaaaaaataaaaaaatcaatggcttaatagagtaattctataaatcaCTCTATCATTCTCCTCCCATATGCTGATCCCATGTGGCACATGAAATCGGAGGATGGAAGGAGGATGAGGAAGATGTGTCTAAAATTAGTCGGGTTGAGTATGGTAAAAGCGTGAAAGGAAGAATAGGGTGAGAGATATGGGGAGTTTCGATCAGAAGATGGAAGGAAGGAGACATAGAAAATTTAGGGATACAACTGAAAGGAGAAGGGAAGAGTGTTGAAAGGGGGCGCAAAGCTTGATGAAGGGAAAATGAAGGGCGTGGATGAAAGTAGCGTAAAAGAGTTGTCGTAGCTAGCAGCAATTAATGTAGCAGGTGTTCAAGGTTCTCAAAATGCAGTCCGATGTTTCTGATCGTAATGAATATGACCACTATGCTTATTATTAAAGTTTGTTAAATATAGGAAATGAACTTTTGAATTAGGATATGATTTGAAGATGTTATATTAATATGCATGTTTAGATTGTGTAGATATTAAAGTTGAAGTGGGGTAGCTGAGATATGTTTGGAATCCCTGATAAGTgtcaagaaagaaattaaagagtAGAAGGAAAGATCAAAAacaagaatataaaaagaaacagTACTAGGATGTTAATTAATAACTGGTGGAATAGAATGCATTTTGATCATATTGTCGTTCAGAGAGTTAAAGTTGTGATATCCAACAATTGTCCTAATGTAATGACGTCTAGTGGCTCTGACAGAGGAGGCCTATTTGTTGATAGCTTGTGAGAGACTTGTTGCATTGTCGGCCTGGACTGCTGACTGGCATTTAGGCAAGCAAATGCTATCTTTGCAATGGAGAGCACTTCCTCGATTACTCGACCCCTTGGAGGTGAGAGGCGTTGGTCCAACACTTCCTTCAATGTGATTTGATGGGAAACTgtcgatgatgatgatgacgacgatATGGAGGAGATGAAGTTGCCTAGATGCCTTCCCATTATCACTTCCAATGCTACCATCCCAAAGCTGTAAACATCGCACTTCTCATTCACTTCCGTTGTGTAAGCAAGCTCTGCAAAGAAGATATTAGCAAATGGTATATATGGATATGATATTGTTTGCTTTAGGTCAAGCatgcacggttttattattgggtttatcTCAAAATGCTTCATACTATTTAAAGAGAGCATGCTTTATGAGTGAGTAGCGACTAGTGAGGACAAAGCTTACCTGGAGCTGAATACCCGAGGGTGCCTGCATATGATGTGCAATTGGATGAGTTAGGCTTTAAAATCCTTGCTGTGCCGAAGTCAGAGACGTGGGCTTCATTGTCCAAATCCAGCAGTATGTTATTGCTTGATATGTCTCGATGAATAACAGGAGGTGAGCAGTCGTGGTGCATATAGGATAAAGCTCTGGCAACACCTCTTACAACTTTCACCCTCCTAATCCAGTCCAATTCCATTGCCTTAACCTCACTGCTCAATATCTTTCTCAAGCTTCCCCCTTCCAAGAACTCATACACCAAATATGAGTATCTTGCATGTGAACAAAACCCATAAAGCTTTACAATATTCAGATGTCTTACTTCTGTTAAAGCAGTAATCTCACTGTTAAAGGCTTTTAGGTTAGCCACTATGCCATCCTCTGATTGGTGAAGTTTCTTCATAGCAACAACTAGACCATTTGGTAGCTCAGCTCTATAAACTCTTCCACATCCCCCCTCTCCAATGCTATATCTTGAGTTGAATGCGTCTGTTGCTTCAACAATGCTTTGATGTGCTATTTTCCCATCATAGCTCCATATCacaaacatattttcattttctgcaTCCCTTGGCTCATCATCTATCTTTCTCCCTTTTTTGAAACCAACACAATATATTCCTGCAAtgatatataaaagaaataggGTGCCCAAAAGAGAGACTGTGATCAAAATCGCGGCTCGGAGGCTCATCTTTCCACCAGGTCTTTTGCTCAACAAAGAGGGGCAAGCCTGCAAACCAGTGTTGTTGCCACACAAGGCTCTGTTATGTTCTAGTGCTACTATTTGTGCCCTGCTGAAAGCTTTGTTGTTAGGAAGAGGACCCTCCAAATTATTGTATGATATGTCCACGGATGTCAAGCTTAACATTTCACTATAAGTGGATGGGATCGAGGCAGACAGAAAGTTGTGGGACAGGTTTAACAAAGCTAAGTAGTGTAAATATCCAAGCTCCCATGGAAGCTTTCCTGTGAGCAAATTGTGGCTAAGATCAAGATTATTGAGACTGCGTATATTGGCAATCTGTGGGGTGATACTTCCCCAAAACCTGTTCATGCTCAAATTCAAATCTGTGAGTTTTGAGCACTGTGCTAATTGTTTGGGAAGTGATCCGCTTAGATTGTTTGCTGCCAAGTTAAGTTGACTAAGACTGGAGAGCTTTCCAACTTCCGTGGGAATATTGCCTGaaagtttattattattcagTTTAAGAAGGAATAATAAATTCAAGGCCCCCAATTCCTTTGGAATGTTTCCTACTAGGTGATTTTCGGATAGGTCAAGCACTTCTAGTTTATTTGCTTTACCAAGATCATGTGGTATTGTACCTGAAATTCTATTGTTTGAGATCCTCAAGCTTGTTAGGCTTTTGGATTGCCCCCAGTTGTTCGAAAGTTCACCATAAAGCTTGTTATAACTCAGATTGATGTATTTCAGTCTTGGATATATGCCGAAATCTTTCGACATGTTCCCTTCAAGCTGATTTCTGTGCATTTGAACTCTGACTAAGTTGGTACAGTTTTCTAAACTCTTTGGAATAGGACCGAAGAAGTTGTTTTCATGTACAGCCAATTGTTCAAGTGCCCCATTGGCGCATATATTTTGTGGTAAATAGCCAGACAAGAAGTTCTCAGCCACTAGAAAACCTCCCAAAGATGTAAGATTATAGATTTCTGTAGGAATGGAGCCACTGAGTTTGTTCATAAACAAAACTAGGTTAGGCAGGGATGTGAGTTTTCCTATTTCAGGAGGGATGTGGCCAGATAACTGATTGACACACAGGAACAACGTTGTAAGGTTGTTCAAGTTTCCTAGTACAGGAGGGATGTGGCCAGAAAATTGATTGATACTCAGATCCAAGTATGTGAGCTTGGTCAAATTGCCTACTTCTGAAGGTATGCGGCCAGATAGATTATTAACACCCAGATTCATAAGTACGAGATTTGTCAAGTTTCCTATAGAAGCAGGGATTGAACCTACGAGATTGTTTTTTGGCAAATGTAGCTCCATTAGAGAATGAAGATTTCCCATTTCCCGAGGTATAGATCCATTTATCTCATTCTCATCCAAATAAAGGTACTGAAGACTCATCAGCAGACACATCTCAGATGGAATATTTCCAGAGAGCCGATTGAGACTCAAGTCTAGGTGAGTGAGCTTGGAAAGATTACTGATATGGGGTGGAATGGTTCCATAAAAAGAGTTGTTAGAAAGCTCGAGGCTAACAAGGTCTGGGAAGGATAAGAAGTTGAGACATTCAAGCGTACCTCTCAAACCACTGCTTGTGATGTTTATATGCGTGACACTTCCAGGCTCATTGCATGTGATTCCATCCCACTTGCAGGGGTtattagaagaagaagcagaaaaaTTGTGGGAAGGAAGAAGGGTCCAGGAAGGGAGGAGCATTTGAGTTGAATTGTCAAGACTGTCTTTCCATCTCAGAAGAGCctctgcttcttcttttctccaagTCAAAGAGGAAGAAGCTAGAGCAGAAGAATCATGGCTAAAagagatgaagatgatgatgggTAACAAGACCCTAAGTGGAGTGAGCAGGTTAGAGAGTGGTTGCTTAGGCAAAACTGACATGACTTTAGCTGTGGGGTGAGATTGGTTTGCTGATGAAAAGGCTTGATCCCTGCACTGCACAGGGTACTTATAGACAAGAAAATTCGTACACAGTTTATATGCATATATTCATGACCATTCTCCTTGGCTATTTCCGGAGCGGTTGTTGGTACATCTATTTTGGAATCAATCCGTTCACACATGGGCACAGATCAAATCTGTAAATGGTATTGAAATTGCATGATGGGTGTTCATTGTATTTTCTTCATAGACAAAGTGCACCACTAAATGGTTGCCATTTAGCTTATCACTGGAGTGAGAATTTCCTCTGTATTTGATGATTCCATCACAAGATGGATGGCCGTGGGTCCattaaattggaatttgatGATGCCAATTTGAACCACATAGTCTCCTCTCTACAATAGTCAATACAATAGAGTTGAAAATCATCGAGTGTGGAGTGTGGGTTGGTTATCCTATCTTAATCAATAGAGACGTTTGTATTGActtgtagaaaaagaaaaaggagaataTGCTCCTCCCTTTCAAGGGTGGAAAAGGGAGGTTGAGGGGCAGGTACGTATACGTGGGTATACGTAACTTAGAATTATTAAATGTTCTCATATATGATCAGCATCCTCGTTTTCATAGATAGTGGCTAAATTTTTAATGTCAATTTTCCAAATTCCAAATGTAGAAATATAGATAAACAAGAATATAGATAATTAACTGGAAAGAGAGCTATTATGGTTAAAAGGAATTTGCATAGTGATATTGTTAAAAATAGCATATAATTGTTGAAActcggaagaaaaaaaatatatataatatatgatcaATATACTGCAGCTGCTACAAGTAGAACGCCTTAAATCCTCAGCTCTCTTTGgtaataaaaacaaattgagaTTATGCCACATCCTTGCTCAATTATGTAAGGATAtaatagggtttagggttttgattagaataaaaaaaatgtaaagataTAATAGTGGAGATATAATAATAGTGGGTTCAGTGGTATAACTAAATAATAATTCGGCCTAATTGTAATACGTTTTCTGTTAGAATGGTTGTTAGAAGTTAGAAATGTGTAACTGAATGTTGGCTGTATAAATATAAGCAGCCCAGTTCATTAGAGGGTATGAAAGAAGTTAGGTCATTCTTGTAGTTCCAATTCTGGAGACTGAGTTGTTCTCGAGTTCAGCTATTCCTTGTTCATCATATCTCATCCATAGAGATTTAATTTACATATCCAATTACCAATTACAATCCAATATTTCATATTCAACCATTATTTCAATTACAAATTTATATCAATTTCCATCTATAtctcaaattacatattttacaataatttattacaaataaGGGGTATAGTACTAGTAGATTGGATTAAATCTCTATTGCATGTGTTTGATAACATCTCAATTATACTCGATCTGGCCTATTCAACTTCGTTAGTGTCATTTCTCCCCTTACCCAATTCCCTTGGTATCGTGTAGAGAAAAATGGGGCTTGTTCCACATTGGCCAAGGAGCAGCAAATGGATGAGTTTATAAGCACCAAAGGTCCTCTTCCAGTCATCAATTGCTTGGATGGGTTATTTTTGTGGGTCCTGCTTACGAACCATTTTCTCCTATTCAGTTCCATTAGTGCCATTCTCCCCTTACCCAATTATGTTGGTATTGCATAGAAAAAAATAGAGTTTGTTCCACATCGGCCAAGGAGCGGGAGACGGATGAGTTTATAAGCACCACGGGTCCTCTTCCAGTCAGGAGTTGCCTCGATGAGGTACGTTTGTGGGTTATACTTATGAACCATTCTCCTATTCAACTCCGTTAATCCCATTTATCTCTTACCCAATTCCCTTGGTAtggct
This window encodes:
- the LOC132177116 gene encoding MDIS1-interacting receptor like kinase 2-like encodes the protein MSVLPKQPLSNLLTPLRVLLPIIIFISFSHDSSALASSSLTWRKEEAEALLRWKDSLDNSTQMLLPSWTLLPSHNFSASSSNNPCKWDGITCNEPGSVTHINITSSGLRGTLECLNFLSFPDLVSLELSNNSFYGTIPPHISNLSKLTHLDLSLNRLSGNIPSEMCLLMSLQYLYLDENEINGSIPREMGNLHSLMELHLPKNNLVGSIPASIGNLTNLVLMNLGVNNLSGRIPSEVGNLTKLTYLDLSINQFSGHIPPVLGNLNNLTTLFLCVNQLSGHIPPEIGKLTSLPNLVLFMNKLSGSIPTEIYNLTSLGGFLVAENFLSGYLPQNICANGALEQLAVHENNFFGPIPKSLENCTNLVRVQMHRNQLEGNMSKDFGIYPRLKYINLSYNKLYGELSNNWGQSKSLTSLRISNNRISGTIPHDLGKANKLEVLDLSENHLVGNIPKELGALNLLFLLKLNNNKLSGNIPTEVGKLSSLSQLNLAANNLSGSLPKQLAQCSKLTDLNLSMNRFWGSITPQIANIRSLNNLDLSHNLLTGKLPWELGYLHYLALLNLSHNFLSASIPSTYSEMLSLTSVDISYNNLEGPLPNNKAFSRAQIVALEHNRALCGNNTGLQACPSLLSKRPGGKMSLRAAILITVSLLGTLFLLYIIAGIYCVGFKKGRKIDDEPRDAENENMFVIWSYDGKIAHQSIVEATDAFNSRYSIGEGGCGRVYRAELPNGLVVAMKKLHQSEDGIVANLKAFNSEITALTEVRHLNIVKLYGFCSHARYSYLVYEFLEGGSLRKILSSEVKAMELDWIRRVKVVRGVARALSYMHHDCSPPVIHRDISSNNILLDLDNEAHVSDFGTARILKPNSSNCTSYAGTLGYSAPELAYTTEVNEKCDVYSFGMVALEVIMGRHLGNFISSISSSSSSSTVSHQITLKEVLDQRLSPPRGRVIEEVLSIAKIAFACLNASQQSRPTMQQVSHKLSTNRPPLSEPLDVITLGQLLDITTLTL